The Candidatus Hydrogenedentota bacterium genome contains a region encoding:
- a CDS encoding DUF6062 family protein, protein MRHKNEKHTAYFDVLDALVKTAECALCALESVSLKRYFDGLLYEMVNDPKVRSELAHSKGYCHRHAHMLLDQSGAFGTALLYQDQIEAFRKCLEGFSVARSRYVAGRGERAWSAHAGCPACRIQDESRKRNLSVLCKWIADPDMRAAFQKSAGFCVPHFFVAVEFLKRPEDCEFVVQVHREKYADLARELAEFERKHNYQFSGEIMGKECDSWQRAVKMIVGSRGLF, encoded by the coding sequence ATGCGTCACAAGAATGAAAAACACACGGCCTACTTCGATGTGCTGGATGCGCTCGTGAAGACGGCGGAGTGCGCCCTGTGCGCGCTCGAATCCGTGTCCCTGAAGCGCTACTTCGACGGGCTGCTTTACGAGATGGTGAACGATCCGAAGGTCCGGAGCGAACTTGCCCACTCCAAGGGATATTGCCACCGACATGCCCATATGTTGCTCGACCAATCCGGCGCATTTGGAACGGCCCTCCTTTACCAGGATCAGATTGAGGCGTTTAGAAAATGCCTGGAAGGTTTTTCTGTGGCAAGGTCGAGGTACGTCGCCGGAAGGGGGGAACGCGCCTGGAGCGCCCATGCCGGGTGTCCGGCGTGCCGCATTCAGGACGAATCGCGAAAACGGAACCTATCCGTTCTTTGCAAGTGGATCGCGGATCCCGACATGCGCGCCGCATTCCAAAAAAGCGCCGGTTTTTGCGTGCCCCATTTCTTCGTTGCGGTCGAATTTTTAAAAAGACCGGAGGATTGCGAGTTCGTTGTTCAGGTCCACCGCGAAAAATATGCTGATCTTGCACGGGAGTTGGCGGAATTCGAACGAAAGCACAACTACCAATTTTCCGGAGAGATCATGGGCAAAGAATGCGATTCGTGGCAGCGCGCGGTGAAGATGATTGTGGGATCGCGAGGCCTGTTTTAG